A region from the Streptomyces tsukubensis genome encodes:
- a CDS encoding helix-turn-helix domain-containing protein — MASNVNPTVRRRRLGQELRRLRELQGMTAEEVADRLLVSQSKISRLENGRRSISQRDVRDLCGVYAVEDHRVVESLMQMAKDSRQQGWWHAFGDIPYSVYIGLETDAANLRVYEPQVVPGLLQIRPYAEAVVAGAAPENSQAEIDKRVNVRMRRQGRVKDDTQPLRLWAVIDEAALRRVIGSRHVMQEQLEYLVEMGQLPHVTVQVLPFDMGAHPGINGQYAILEFPDAADSSVVYIEGVTSDLYLEKSGDVHKYTVMYEHLRAQALNVEQSRAFIEGIAKEYARRP, encoded by the coding sequence AGGAGCTGCGCCGGCTGCGCGAGCTCCAGGGCATGACGGCGGAGGAGGTGGCCGATCGTCTCCTGGTCTCCCAGTCGAAGATCAGCAGACTGGAGAACGGCCGCAGGTCCATCAGTCAGCGGGATGTCCGGGACCTCTGCGGGGTGTACGCGGTCGAGGACCACCGGGTCGTCGAATCGCTGATGCAGATGGCCAAGGACTCCCGGCAGCAGGGCTGGTGGCACGCCTTCGGCGATATCCCGTACAGCGTCTACATCGGTCTGGAGACCGACGCGGCCAATCTGCGGGTGTACGAACCGCAGGTGGTGCCGGGGCTGCTGCAGATCCGGCCGTACGCCGAAGCCGTCGTCGCGGGTGCCGCGCCGGAGAACAGCCAGGCCGAGATCGACAAACGGGTCAACGTCCGGATGCGCCGCCAGGGCCGGGTGAAGGACGATACGCAGCCGCTGCGCCTGTGGGCGGTGATCGACGAGGCGGCGCTGCGCCGGGTCATCGGCAGCCGGCATGTGATGCAGGAGCAGTTGGAGTATCTGGTCGAGATGGGCCAGCTTCCGCATGTGACCGTGCAGGTGCTGCCGTTCGACATGGGCGCCCACCCCGGGATCAACGGGCAGTACGCGATTCTGGAGTTCCCGGACGCGGCCGACTCCAGCGTCGTCTACATCGAGGGCGTCACCAGCGATCTCTATCTGGAGAAGAGCGGGGACGTCCACAAGTACACGGTCATGTACGAGCACCTGCGGGCGCAGGCGCTGAACGTGGAGCAGTCGCGGGCCTTTATCGAGGGCATCGCGAAGGAGTACGCGCGCAGGCCCTGA
- a CDS encoding DUF397 domain-containing protein, with protein sequence MAIIQGATDSWTKSSYSGGNGACVEVKSPVAAEIAVRDSKVPAGPRLTFVPDAWNAFVSEAGRGAFRTS encoded by the coding sequence ATGGCCATCATTCAGGGCGCCACCGACAGCTGGACCAAGTCCTCCTACTCCGGGGGCAACGGTGCCTGCGTCGAGGTGAAGTCCCCCGTCGCCGCCGAGATCGCGGTCCGCGACTCGAAGGTGCCCGCGGGCCCACGGCTGACGTTCGTGCCCGATGCGTGGAACGCCTTCGTGTCCGAGGCCGGCCGGGGCGCCTTCCGTACAAGCTGA
- a CDS encoding SDR family oxidoreductase, whose product MPLRDRTVVVSGVGPGLGHRVAAAVIRDGGRAVLGARTGDRLAATAAAVDPAGDRTAWRPTDITDEAQCAALAALAVERFGGIDAVVHVAALDRHFGGLDDADFAVWARVVDVNLLGTLRMTRACLPALRVRGGSVVLIGTQSAVAAPTRVRQTAYAASKGALTSAMYALARELGPDRIRVNTVLPGWMWGPPVEAYVRGTARAEGVPEPEVRARLTERMALPEPATDGDVAEAVVFLASDRARSITGQSLLVNAGELMR is encoded by the coding sequence ATGCCGCTCCGGGACAGGACCGTCGTCGTCTCGGGCGTGGGTCCCGGCCTGGGGCACCGGGTCGCGGCGGCCGTGATCCGCGACGGCGGGCGGGCGGTCCTCGGCGCACGGACCGGGGACCGGCTCGCCGCGACGGCCGCCGCCGTCGATCCGGCCGGGGACCGTACGGCCTGGCGGCCGACCGACATCACCGACGAGGCGCAGTGCGCGGCCCTCGCCGCACTCGCCGTCGAACGCTTCGGCGGGATCGACGCGGTGGTCCATGTCGCCGCGCTCGACCGGCACTTCGGCGGGCTCGACGACGCCGACTTCGCCGTCTGGGCCCGGGTCGTCGACGTCAATCTGCTGGGCACCCTCCGGATGACCAGGGCCTGTCTGCCCGCGCTGCGCGTCCGCGGCGGCTCGGTGGTCCTGATCGGCACGCAGTCGGCCGTGGCGGCCCCCACCCGGGTGCGGCAGACCGCCTATGCGGCGTCGAAGGGTGCGCTGACCTCGGCGATGTACGCGCTGGCGCGGGAGCTGGGACCGGACCGGATCCGGGTGAACACCGTACTGCCGGGGTGGATGTGGGGTCCGCCGGTGGAGGCGTACGTCCGGGGCACGGCGCGGGCGGAGGGCGTACCGGAGCCGGAGGTACGGGCCCGGCTCACCGAGCGGATGGCGCTGCCGGAACCGGCGACGGACGGGGACGTCGCCGAAGCGGTGGTCTTCCTCGCCTCCGACCGGGCCCGGTCCATCACGGGCCAGTCGCTGCTGGTGAACGCGGGCGAGCTGATGCGCTGA
- a CDS encoding NACHT domain-containing protein: MDASAVTVRIASSAIAPLVKKLFVPGTAGAGLTDRPVRIAKLVSFRGEEQATLGESHLRVLATELVARAVQERGPHEAMPVFVRHQLIQALVVALHSLGDLDMEDVQAVALGPEALAARLTRPRAMAAETEAYFDPLLETACLHILNFFSTRSTFVPRTLVEQTRAIDRLIAATDLLLDRIPSRLAEDTRFEQRYAEHVRHKYGELTIYGLDLNHAREWPLDAAYVSLEATTAGPDDIPVPLPAERALSGRDRVLLRGPAGSGKTTLVQWLAVATARQNFDELGGRLSHLVGRVPFVLPLRRVMRDGEPPTPDTFLHAVRSTVAGAQPAGWADRVLRAGRALLLVDGMDEIPRYEREATRRWMRELMAEFPGNLWLVTTRPSSVGEGWLTGEQFTELNLSAMQRTEVERFVRRWHTAARAEEGLGDALIDAIHTNDDLGRLAVNPLMCGLLCALHRERRGFLPQGRKELYEAALRMLLERRDVERGVVTENELRFSTDTSIALLQKLAHWMIRNNRLEMSHEDALAQLERTLGFMGHVQEAPERVLRHLIERSGLLREPAAGRLDFVHRTFQDYLAAKALVEEGDFPLLLDNALNDQWEDVVRMAVALGRPAERKRVIKGLLGYVGGERGLGSRTVRSLLLAASCLDQAVEIDPDVSQRVKGLVSELLPPPSAPFARMLAEAGGPLVPRMLPGPEGLTHEQALNVVTTATHIGTDAALSVLVRYRGHPSRRVRRQLVWSWDRFDTERYAREIIAHLDPDGLYFTAHNLDHLLALRELGGRSRVQIAGPYLPHDLTENLDPGLLTHLWLREGYLHSERRWLDAFPGLRTLVIPEGDYLLPSALPSHLTVMYGRSTDYTWSAPRPAGA, from the coding sequence ATGGATGCCTCCGCCGTCACCGTCCGTATCGCGTCCAGTGCCATCGCCCCCCTGGTCAAGAAGCTTTTCGTGCCCGGGACCGCGGGGGCCGGGCTCACCGACCGGCCGGTGCGGATAGCGAAGCTGGTCTCCTTCCGCGGCGAGGAGCAGGCCACGCTCGGGGAGTCCCATCTGCGGGTTCTCGCGACCGAGTTGGTCGCCCGTGCGGTCCAGGAGCGCGGGCCGCACGAGGCCATGCCCGTCTTCGTACGCCACCAGCTCATCCAAGCCCTCGTCGTCGCCCTCCACAGCCTGGGCGACCTCGACATGGAGGACGTCCAGGCCGTGGCGCTCGGGCCCGAGGCGCTCGCCGCCCGGCTCACCCGCCCCCGCGCGATGGCCGCGGAGACCGAGGCGTATTTCGACCCCCTCCTGGAGACCGCCTGCCTCCACATCCTCAACTTCTTCAGCACCCGCTCCACCTTCGTCCCGCGCACCCTCGTCGAGCAGACCCGGGCCATCGACCGGCTGATCGCCGCCACCGATCTGCTCCTCGACCGGATTCCGTCCCGGCTCGCCGAGGACACCCGCTTCGAGCAGCGGTACGCCGAGCACGTCCGCCACAAGTACGGCGAGCTGACGATCTACGGCCTCGACCTCAACCACGCCCGCGAGTGGCCGCTCGACGCCGCGTACGTCTCCCTGGAGGCCACCACCGCGGGGCCCGACGACATCCCCGTCCCGCTGCCCGCCGAGCGGGCCCTCTCCGGCCGGGACCGGGTGCTGCTGCGCGGACCGGCCGGATCGGGGAAGACGACCCTGGTGCAGTGGCTCGCCGTCGCCACCGCCCGGCAGAACTTCGACGAACTCGGCGGCCGGCTCAGCCATCTCGTCGGCCGGGTCCCGTTCGTCCTCCCGCTGCGCCGGGTGATGCGCGACGGAGAACCGCCGACGCCCGACACCTTCCTGCACGCCGTGCGGAGCACCGTCGCGGGCGCCCAGCCCGCCGGCTGGGCCGACCGGGTGCTGCGCGCGGGCCGCGCCCTCCTCCTCGTCGACGGCATGGACGAGATCCCGCGGTACGAACGCGAAGCCACCCGCCGCTGGATGCGGGAGCTGATGGCGGAGTTCCCCGGCAATCTGTGGCTGGTCACCACCCGCCCCTCGTCCGTGGGCGAAGGCTGGCTGACCGGGGAGCAGTTCACCGAGCTGAACCTCTCCGCGATGCAGCGCACCGAGGTCGAGCGTTTCGTCCGCCGCTGGCATACCGCGGCCCGCGCCGAAGAGGGCCTCGGCGATGCGCTGATCGACGCCATCCACACCAACGACGACCTCGGCAGGCTCGCCGTCAACCCCCTGATGTGCGGACTGCTGTGCGCGCTGCACCGGGAGCGCCGCGGCTTCCTCCCGCAGGGCCGCAAGGAGCTGTACGAGGCCGCCCTGCGCATGCTGCTGGAACGGCGCGACGTGGAGCGCGGCGTAGTGACGGAGAACGAGCTGCGGTTCTCCACCGACACCAGCATCGCCCTGCTCCAGAAGCTGGCGCACTGGATGATCCGCAACAACCGGCTGGAGATGTCCCACGAGGACGCCCTCGCCCAGCTGGAGCGCACCCTCGGCTTTATGGGCCATGTGCAGGAGGCGCCCGAGCGGGTGCTGCGCCATCTCATCGAACGCTCCGGGCTGCTGCGCGAACCCGCCGCCGGACGGCTCGATTTCGTCCACCGCACCTTCCAGGACTATCTGGCCGCCAAGGCGCTGGTCGAGGAGGGCGACTTCCCGCTGCTGCTGGACAACGCCCTCAACGACCAGTGGGAGGACGTGGTCCGGATGGCGGTGGCGCTGGGCCGCCCCGCCGAGCGGAAGCGGGTCATCAAGGGGCTGCTGGGCTATGTCGGAGGGGAGCGCGGCCTCGGTTCCCGTACGGTACGGAGCCTGCTGCTCGCCGCCTCCTGTCTCGACCAGGCCGTCGAGATCGACCCCGACGTCAGCCAGCGGGTCAAGGGCCTGGTGTCGGAGCTGCTGCCGCCGCCCAGCGCGCCCTTTGCGCGGATGCTCGCCGAGGCCGGCGGACCACTGGTGCCGCGGATGCTGCCGGGACCCGAGGGGCTCACCCACGAGCAGGCGCTGAACGTGGTCACCACCGCCACGCACATCGGCACCGACGCCGCCCTCTCGGTGCTGGTCCGCTACCGCGGCCACCCGTCCCGCCGGGTGCGGCGGCAGCTCGTGTGGTCGTGGGACCGGTTCGACACCGAGCGGTACGCCCGGGAGATCATCGCCCACCTCGACCCCGACGGCCTCTACTTCACCGCCCACAACCTCGACCATCTGCTGGCGCTGCGGGAGCTGGGCGGCCGGTCCCGCGTCCAGATCGCCGGTCCGTACCTCCCCCACGACCTCACCGAGAACCTCGACCCCGGACTGCTCACCCATCTCTGGCTGCGGGAGGGCTATCTGCATTCGGAGCGGCGGTGGCTCGACGCCTTCCCCGGCCTGCGGACGCTGGTGATCCCCGAGGGCGACTATCTGCTGCCGTCCGCCCTGCCGTCGCATCTGACCGTGATGTACGGGCGGTCGACGGACTACACGTGGAGCGCGCCCCGTCCGGCCGGAGCCTGA
- a CDS encoding N,N-dimethylformamidase beta subunit family domain-containing protein: protein MSSRVPRRAVLSMFALATAGTVAAAHTLREKLLRPGRLAAEAPVPLEAVEPLANVTAQLPSISEENRLPGSRNWIPDQNIRRASADGYGHIMGYASTTSAGHGETVDFHISVRSARTYRVSVFRIGHYGGLGARLMTTSAALTGRRQAAPVTDAATGAISCSWARSWSIRIPASWRSGLYQAVFTTDDGYRSSTPFTVREPERASALLCVIPFTTYQAYNMWPKDGRTGKDLYRGYLPTGAIGGTATRALKVSFDRPYAGSGAPAWFNMDTAFVRWAEERGYDITYASSLDLHDGTVDPARYRAVFFPGHDEYWSEPMYASASRAVAAGRNLAFLGANNVYYHVRMERSPQGRPDRLMACYKTTTDPAPDEAGPTTIWRSIRPDRSLAEQRLLGIQFNGIVKEPTPLVVRQPGHWLWRGTGVRDGEQFPRLVGVEADGYDAASPAPEGRRTLLAESRYQDSKQAKTKIQQTAVTEHAGGGMVFMAGTFHWPLTLVDDDIYARNAVKANAVTKAKIRRATANLVSRMTAGAPR from the coding sequence ATGTCATCAAGAGTTCCGCGCCGCGCCGTACTGTCCATGTTCGCCCTGGCCACCGCCGGTACCGTGGCCGCCGCCCACACGCTGCGCGAGAAGCTGCTCCGCCCCGGCCGGCTCGCCGCCGAGGCGCCGGTACCGCTCGAAGCGGTCGAGCCCCTCGCCAACGTCACCGCCCAGCTCCCGAGCATCAGCGAGGAGAACCGGCTCCCGGGCTCCCGGAACTGGATTCCGGACCAGAACATCCGCCGCGCCTCCGCCGACGGCTACGGGCACATCATGGGGTACGCCTCCACCACCTCCGCGGGGCACGGGGAGACCGTCGACTTCCATATTTCGGTGCGCAGTGCCCGGACGTACCGGGTGTCGGTCTTCCGGATCGGCCATTACGGGGGTCTCGGGGCCCGGCTGATGACCACCAGCGCCGCTCTGACCGGCCGCCGCCAGGCGGCGCCGGTGACGGATGCCGCGACCGGTGCGATCAGCTGCTCCTGGGCCCGCTCCTGGAGCATCCGCATCCCCGCGAGCTGGCGTTCCGGTCTCTACCAGGCGGTGTTCACCACCGATGACGGCTATCGCAGCAGTACGCCGTTCACGGTGCGGGAGCCGGAGCGGGCTTCGGCGCTGCTGTGCGTGATCCCGTTCACCACGTACCAGGCGTACAACATGTGGCCCAAGGACGGGAGGACCGGCAAGGACCTCTACCGCGGCTACCTCCCTACCGGGGCGATCGGCGGCACCGCCACCCGGGCCCTCAAGGTCTCCTTCGACCGGCCGTACGCGGGCTCCGGCGCCCCGGCGTGGTTCAACATGGACACCGCCTTCGTCCGCTGGGCCGAGGAACGCGGCTACGACATCACCTACGCCAGCAGTCTCGACCTGCACGACGGTACGGTCGACCCGGCCCGCTACCGTGCGGTGTTCTTCCCCGGCCACGACGAGTACTGGTCGGAGCCGATGTACGCCTCCGCGAGCCGTGCCGTCGCCGCCGGACGCAACCTCGCCTTCCTCGGCGCCAACAACGTCTACTACCACGTGCGGATGGAGCGCTCCCCGCAGGGACGCCCCGACCGGCTCATGGCCTGCTACAAGACGACCACGGACCCCGCGCCCGACGAGGCGGGACCCACCACCATCTGGCGGTCGATCCGCCCCGACCGGTCGCTGGCCGAGCAGCGGCTGCTGGGCATCCAGTTCAACGGCATCGTGAAGGAGCCCACGCCGCTCGTGGTGCGGCAGCCCGGCCACTGGCTGTGGCGCGGCACCGGGGTCCGGGACGGCGAGCAGTTCCCCCGTCTCGTCGGTGTGGAGGCCGACGGGTACGACGCGGCCTCCCCGGCGCCCGAGGGCCGCCGTACGCTCCTCGCGGAGTCCCGCTACCAGGACTCCAAGCAGGCGAAGACGAAAATCCAGCAGACCGCCGTCACGGAACACGCGGGCGGCGGGATGGTGTTCATGGCGGGCACCTTCCACTGGCCGCTGACCCTGGTCGACGACGACATCTACGCCCGGAACGCGGTCAAGGCGAACGCCGTCACCAAGGCGAAGATCCGGCGGGCGACGGCCAACCTGGTCAGCCGGATGACGGCGGGCGCCCCCCGCTGA
- a CDS encoding N,N-dimethylformamidase beta subunit family domain-containing protein produces the protein MSPRTRRRALLSLIAVATAGTGAAACSLRGEAGPARPTAAPTPPPVTEPPVSSAPQTGSIAEENRLPGSLDWLKDKSANRASSDRYGHIMGYASTTSAGHGEVVDFHVSVRSARTYRVGIFRIGHYMGAGARLMSISTPLKGYRQPPPKTDPKTGAVVCSWARSWSVRIPKGWRSGLYQAVFLTDDGYRSSTPFVVREPERASELLCVIPFTTYQAYNMWPKDGKNGKNLYRGYLRDGTVGGFDRRASKVSFDRPYAGAGVPAWFNMDTAFVRWAEQQGYDITYASSLDLHDGTVDPARYRAVFFPGHDEYWSEPMYASASRAVAAGRNLAFLGANNVYFHVRMEKSANGRPNRLMACYKSYDDPAPGAAGPTTRWRQIRRDASLSEQRLLGIQFNGIVQKPSPLVVRQPGHWLWRGTGVRDGEELADLVGVEADAHDAKSPDPRGARRTLLADSRYHDDRRTVPQVQHTALTEHRGGGQVFMAGTFHWPLALVDGDPYTEELNIDTATRTKIRRATANLVNRLTKPSPR, from the coding sequence GTGTCACCGAGAACCCGCCGCCGTGCCCTGCTGTCCCTGATCGCCGTCGCCACCGCCGGTACGGGGGCCGCCGCCTGCTCCCTCCGCGGTGAAGCGGGTCCGGCCCGGCCCACCGCCGCACCGACCCCGCCGCCGGTGACCGAGCCCCCCGTGTCCTCCGCTCCGCAGACCGGGAGCATCGCCGAGGAGAACCGGCTGCCCGGTTCCCTGGACTGGCTGAAGGACAAGAGCGCCAACCGCGCCTCCAGCGACCGCTACGGCCACATCATGGGATACGCCTCCACCACCTCGGCGGGGCACGGCGAGGTCGTCGACTTCCATGTCTCGGTGCGCAGCGCCCGTACCTACCGGGTCGGGATCTTCCGTATCGGCCACTACATGGGCGCGGGCGCCCGGCTGATGTCCATCAGCACCCCGCTGAAGGGCTACCGGCAGCCGCCCCCGAAGACCGACCCGAAGACGGGCGCCGTCGTCTGCTCCTGGGCCCGCTCCTGGAGCGTCCGGATCCCCAAGGGCTGGCGTTCCGGGCTCTACCAGGCGGTGTTCCTCACCGACGACGGCTACCGCAGCAGTACGCCGTTCGTGGTGCGCGAGCCGGAGCGGGCCTCGGAGCTGCTGTGCGTGATCCCGTTCACCACGTACCAGGCGTACAACATGTGGCCCAAGGACGGGAAGAACGGCAAGAACCTCTACCGCGGCTACCTCCGCGACGGCACCGTCGGAGGCTTCGACCGGCGCGCGTCCAAGGTGTCCTTCGACCGGCCGTACGCGGGAGCGGGCGTCCCGGCGTGGTTCAACATGGACACCGCCTTCGTCCGCTGGGCCGAACAACAGGGCTACGACATCACCTACGCCAGCAGCCTGGACCTGCACGACGGTACGGTCGACCCGGCCCGCTACCGTGCGGTGTTCTTCCCCGGCCACGACGAGTACTGGTCGGAGCCGATGTACGCCTCCGCGAGCCGAGCCGTCGCCGCCGGACGCAATCTCGCCTTCCTCGGCGCCAACAACGTGTACTTCCACGTTCGGATGGAGAAGTCCGCGAACGGCCGGCCCAACCGGCTCATGGCCTGCTACAAGTCGTACGACGACCCCGCCCCCGGCGCCGCCGGGCCCACCACCCGCTGGCGGCAGATCCGCCGTGACGCCTCACTCTCCGAGCAGCGGCTGCTCGGCATCCAGTTCAACGGCATCGTGCAGAAACCCTCGCCGCTCGTGGTGCGGCAGCCCGGCCACTGGCTGTGGCGCGGCACCGGAGTCCGGGACGGCGAAGAGCTCGCCGACCTCGTCGGAGTGGAGGCCGACGCCCATGACGCGAAGTCCCCGGACCCGCGGGGCGCCCGCCGCACCCTCCTCGCCGACTCCCGCTACCACGACGACCGGCGCACCGTACCGCAGGTCCAGCACACCGCCCTCACCGAACACCGGGGTGGCGGACAGGTGTTCATGGCGGGCACCTTCCACTGGCCGCTCGCCCTGGTCGACGGCGACCCCTACACCGAGGAACTGAACATCGACACCGCCACCAGGACGAAGATCCGGCGGGCCACGGCCAACCTGGTCAACCGCCTCACGAAGCCGTCACCGCGCTGA
- a CDS encoding AfsR/SARP family transcriptional regulator produces MRFGVLGPLAVWDGDGEPVGVTGARVRGLLARLLVAPGRAVSEERLVDGLWGDTPPDHPRNTLQGQVSRLRSALERAVGPGGRGLVVRDTAGYRLHADAEDVDAEVFLRLVRRARGTGDPEARGALLSEALRLWRGPAFAGYADEPFALAAARRLEEERLGAVEEELAVRAGLGDPAALAAELEALVARHPLRERLRVVQLRALYAAGRQTDALAVYEGFRRRLDEELGLLPGPELVALQQAVLRHDPDLGKPAEREAVPHPKPPPDASGLSAPAGNLPSPVAALVGRDGAVSELAELLAHSRLVTLTGPGGVGKTRLALEAGHTLRERFPDGVWLVELAGLPAGDAAAVPGALTSALGVRETSVTALARALRDRRLLLVLDNCEHLVEPVAAALAALLPAVPGLSALATSQEALGVPGELPRPVAPLETADAVRLFLARAAVPPAELDAVAELCARLDGIPLALELAAARVRALGVRGLLARLDDRFAVLSGGGLRGLPARQRTLRAVIDWSWGLLTGPERLVLRRLAVQAEGLTQTAAVAVCAGGEVRPEDVPELLGRLAERSLVVLVDRAEGPVHRLLESVKEYAREQLAAAGEAREVRARHLVHHSELALRTAPLLHGPGQARALELLDGAAAELRLALDTALDPAAGDPLRALRTVDALAWYWVLRGRAVAARDLLDRALAYGVGTGTGTGTGTGRDVARERARAVVWRTGIGLMEGEVTGAADRIRAALAPYGTGAVDDPEGHARALWFLGAAQLGAGDTGTGEQLLERALDAYAAVAGPQGSWGTAAALSVRSRHALARGDLGAVRGDGEESARLFAALGDAWGRLQTVFPLAALHEIAGEYQRAGDLHRDGLALAEHLGLPVEAAKRHTGLGRLALLTGDPARARAHHERALRIAREQDFRSGEADARLGLALGARREGDLDGAQAHLHELLAWFRETGYGPGRALVLAELGFVAEERGDAAAAYERHAEGLETARDLGDPRAVALALEGLAGAHALAGEPERAAALLGAAAAARESAGAPLPAGERRDVERVSAAARAALGDGRYAAAYAGGPESPGLLGLPESRSALGGGAGPAAAGEAQEVRVRGRALPPGGPS; encoded by the coding sequence ATGCGATTCGGGGTGCTGGGACCGCTTGCCGTCTGGGACGGGGACGGGGAGCCCGTCGGGGTGACCGGGGCCAGGGTGCGCGGGCTGCTGGCCCGGCTGCTCGTCGCGCCGGGCCGGGCGGTGTCGGAGGAGAGACTCGTCGACGGCCTGTGGGGGGATACGCCGCCCGACCATCCGCGCAATACGCTCCAGGGCCAGGTCTCCCGGCTGCGGTCCGCGCTGGAGCGGGCCGTCGGGCCCGGGGGCCGGGGGCTCGTGGTCCGCGACACGGCCGGATACCGGCTGCACGCCGACGCGGAGGACGTGGACGCGGAGGTGTTCCTGCGCTTGGTGCGGCGGGCGCGCGGGACCGGCGATCCGGAGGCCCGCGGGGCCCTGCTGTCGGAGGCGCTCCGGCTGTGGCGCGGCCCCGCGTTCGCCGGGTACGCGGACGAGCCGTTCGCGCTCGCCGCGGCCCGGCGGCTGGAGGAGGAGCGGCTCGGCGCCGTGGAGGAGGAGCTGGCGGTACGGGCCGGGCTCGGTGACCCCGCCGCACTGGCCGCGGAGCTGGAGGCGCTGGTCGCCCGGCATCCGCTGCGCGAACGCCTGCGCGTCGTCCAGTTGCGGGCGCTGTACGCGGCGGGCCGGCAGACGGACGCGCTCGCGGTGTACGAGGGGTTCCGGCGGCGGCTCGACGAGGAGCTGGGCCTGCTGCCCGGCCCGGAACTGGTGGCGCTCCAGCAGGCGGTGCTCCGCCACGATCCGGACCTCGGTAAGCCTGCGGAGCGGGAAGCCGTACCGCACCCGAAGCCACCTCCGGACGCGTCCGGCCTGTCCGCCCCGGCGGGGAATCTGCCGAGCCCCGTCGCCGCGCTCGTCGGCCGCGACGGCGCCGTCTCCGAACTGGCGGAGCTGCTGGCGCACTCCCGGCTGGTGACCCTCACCGGCCCCGGCGGCGTCGGCAAGACGCGGCTCGCGCTGGAGGCCGGGCACACGCTCCGGGAGCGGTTCCCCGACGGGGTGTGGCTCGTGGAGCTGGCGGGGCTGCCCGCGGGGGACGCAGCAGCCGTACCGGGGGCGCTGACCTCGGCCCTCGGTGTACGGGAGACCTCCGTCACCGCCCTCGCCCGCGCCCTGCGGGACCGCAGGCTGCTGCTCGTCCTCGACAACTGCGAGCACCTCGTCGAACCCGTCGCCGCCGCGCTGGCCGCGCTGCTGCCCGCCGTACCCGGGCTGAGCGCGCTCGCCACCAGTCAGGAGGCCCTCGGTGTGCCCGGGGAACTGCCCCGGCCCGTGGCGCCCCTGGAGACCGCCGACGCGGTCCGCCTGTTCCTGGCCCGGGCCGCCGTACCGCCCGCCGAACTGGACGCCGTCGCCGAACTCTGCGCCCGGCTCGACGGGATCCCGCTCGCCCTGGAGCTCGCCGCCGCCCGGGTCCGCGCCCTCGGGGTGCGGGGGCTGCTGGCCCGGCTCGACGACCGGTTCGCCGTGCTGTCCGGCGGCGGGCTGCGCGGACTGCCCGCCCGGCAGCGCACCCTGCGCGCGGTGATCGACTGGAGCTGGGGGCTGCTGACCGGCCCCGAACGCCTCGTACTGCGGCGGCTCGCGGTCCAGGCGGAGGGGCTGACTCAGACGGCGGCGGTAGCGGTGTGCGCGGGCGGCGAGGTCCGCCCGGAGGACGTACCGGAGCTGCTGGGCCGGCTCGCCGAACGGTCCCTCGTCGTCCTGGTGGACCGTGCAGAAGGGCCCGTGCACCGGCTGCTGGAATCGGTGAAGGAGTACGCCCGCGAACAGTTGGCGGCGGCCGGGGAGGCACGGGAGGTACGGGCCCGGCATCTGGTCCACCACAGCGAACTGGCGCTCCGGACCGCCCCGCTGCTCCACGGGCCGGGTCAGGCCCGGGCGCTGGAGCTGCTCGACGGCGCGGCGGCGGAGCTGCGGCTCGCGCTGGACACGGCCCTGGACCCGGCGGCGGGCGATCCGCTGCGGGCGCTGCGGACGGTGGACGCGCTGGCCTGGTACTGGGTGCTGCGGGGGCGCGCGGTCGCGGCCCGGGATCTGCTCGACCGGGCCCTGGCGTACGGCGTTGGCACTGGGACTGGCACTGGCACTGGGACTGGCAGGGACGTGGCCCGGGAGCGGGCGCGGGCGGTGGTCTGGCGTACCGGCATCGGCCTGATGGAGGGCGAGGTCACCGGGGCCGCGGACCGGATCCGGGCCGCGCTCGCCCCGTACGGTACGGGAGCCGTCGACGACCCCGAGGGGCACGCCCGCGCCCTGTGGTTCCTGGGCGCCGCGCAGCTCGGTGCCGGTGACACCGGTACGGGCGAACAGCTGCTGGAGCGCGCCCTCGACGCGTACGCGGCCGTCGCCGGTCCGCAGGGGAGCTGGGGGACGGCGGCGGCGCTGAGCGTACGGTCCCGGCATGCGCTGGCCCGGGGCGATCTCGGCGCCGTCCGCGGCGACGGCGAGGAGAGCGCCCGGCTGTTCGCGGCGCTCGGTGACGCCTGGGGCAGGCTCCAGACCGTGTTCCCGCTGGCGGCGCTCCACGAGATCGCGGGCGAGTACCAGCGGGCGGGTGATCTGCACCGCGACGGCCTCGCCCTCGCCGAACACCTCGGGCTGCCCGTCGAGGCCGCCAAACGCCATACCGGCCTCGGCAGGCTCGCCCTCCTCACCGGCGATCCGGCCCGGGCCCGCGCCCACCACGAACGGGCCCTGCGGATCGCCCGGGAGCAGGACTTCCGCTCCGGCGAGGCCGATGCCCGGCTCGGGCTGGCACTCGGCGCCCGCCGCGAGGGCGACCTCGACGGCGCGCAGGCGCATCTCCACGAACTGCTGGCGTGGTTCCGGGAGACCGGTTACGGGCCGGGCCGGGCGCTGGTCCTGGCCGAGCTGGGGTTCGTCGCGGAGGAGCGCGGGGACGCGGCGGCCGCGTACGAACGCCACGCGGAGGGGCTGGAGACGGCGCGCGATCTGGGCGACCCGCGTGCGGTCGCCCTCGCCCTGGAGGGGCTGGCGGGAGCGCATGCCCTGGCCGGGGAGCCGGAGCGGGCCGCCGCGCTGCTGGGCGCTGCGGCGGCGGCCCGGGAGTCGGCGGGCGCACCGCTGCCCGCGGGTGAACGGCGGGATGTGGAACGGGTGTCGGCGGCGGCCCGGGCGGCGCTGGGCGACGGGCGGTACGCGGCGGCGTACGCGGGGGGACCGGAATCGCCGGGATTGCTGGGATTGCCGGAGTCGCGATCGGCACTCGGCGGCGGCGCCGGGCCCGCGGCGGCCGGGGAAGCGCAGGAGGTACGGGTACGGGGCCGGGCGCTGCCGCCGGGAGGCCCGTCCTGA